From the Xyrauchen texanus isolate HMW12.3.18 chromosome 49, RBS_HiC_50CHRs, whole genome shotgun sequence genome, one window contains:
- the LOC127640115 gene encoding hyaluronidase-5-like — protein MGDRTCFIRKHARLPFNAIFFTIMMHYCTSSSFPPTVAPLFNERPFVLLWNAPISKCQQLKVPLDLSQFQAVTTPARVSNQPLTLFYKHRIGLFPYIDLNSLKEYNGGIPQRGNLRASLQMATEEFVKYIPDSSPGLAVMDWEEWLPMFNWNLDEKMIYKNLSIEYTRAENASLSLQQASSKAKQHFQKEARSFMEETLKSGIALRPKYLWGYYLFPECYNHDFEESNYTGICSKPTKQMNNDLLWLWEASTALFPSAYLPVSVSGNKSAALFVRNQVQEANRVAALPKHNYTAPIYVYLRPFFQDQKELFMNEIDLVSSIGESAALGASGSVLWGASADYNDKASCEALSEYLSDTLNPYIVNVTSCAYFCSKRLCQGNGRCVRKNYNSDDYLHLSSDSHHISRNAGKYVVTGTPSLSDLTFWANKFTCQCYEDRECSAKKL, from the exons ATGGGAGACCGCACTTGTTTTATCAGGAAACATGCTCGGTTACCATTTAATGCCATTTTCTTCACCATAATGATGCACTATTGTACATCATCGTCTTTTCCACCAACAGTAGCTCCTCTCTTCAACGAAAGGCCTTTTGTGCTGCTATGGAATGCTCCCATTTCCAAATGTCAACAACTAAAAGTTCCTTTAGATTTATCACAGTTCCAGGCAGTCACCACTCCAGCAAGGGTAAGCAATCAACCCCTGACCCTGTTCTACAAACATCGAATTGGACTCTTTCCCTATATAGACCTCAACTCCCTGAAAGAGTATAACGGTGGCATTCCGCAACGGGGGAACCTGCGTGCTAGTCTTCAGATGGCTACGGAAGAGTTTGTTAAATATATTCCTGACTCCTCCCCTGGTCTTGCTGTAATGGATTGGGAGGAGTGGCTTCCAATGTTTAATTGGAATTTGGATGAGAAGATGATCTACAAAAATCTGTCCATCGAGTACACCCGTGCGGAAAACGCTAGTCTCAGTCTGCAACAGGCTAGCAGCAAAGCTAAACAGCACTTCCAGAAGGAAGCCAGGAGTTTCATGGAGGAAACTCTTAAGTCAGGAATTGCTCTTCGACCCAAGTATCTGTGGGGCTACTACTTATTTCCAGAGTGCTATAACCATGACTTTGAGGAGTCAAACTATACAGGAATTTGCTCAAAGCCCACAAAGCAGATGAACAACGATCTTCTCTGGCTGTGGGAAGCTAGCACGGCCCTTTTTCCATCAGCATACCTGCCAGTCTCTGTGAGTGGAAACAAGAGCGCTGCACTGTTTGTCCGTAACCAGGTGCAGGAGGCAAATAGAGTGGCAGCACTGCCAAAACATAACTACACTGCACCTATCTATGTGTACCTACGTCCCTTCTTTCAGGACCAAAAGGAGCTTTTCATGAATGAG ATTGACTTGGTCAGCAGTATTGGTGAGAGTGCAGCCTTGGGAGCCTCTGGATCTGTGCTGTGGGGAGCTAGTGCTGATTACAATGACAAG gccTCATGTGAAGCCTTGTCTGAATACCTATCTGATACTTTAAACCCCTACATTGTCAATGTCACGTCCTGCGCCTATTTCTGCAGCAAACGTCTCTGTCAAGGCAACGGGCGCTGTGTCCGCAAAAACTACAACTCAGACGACTACCTCCACCTCAGTTCAGATAGTCACCACATCAGTAGGAATGCTGGGAAATATGTGGTCACTGGGACCCCCTCTCTGAGTGATCTCACCTTCTGGGCAAACAAATTCACCTGTCAGTGCTATGAAGACAGGGAGTGCTCTGCCAAGAAACTCTAG
- the LOC127640114 gene encoding hyaluronidase PH-20-like encodes MFLSIQLRRTSPLHRAALIFSLWGFLNIALALLPPTSPPIFKNTPFAVIWNAPTDVCKRLEISLDTSAFQAVTTPASDPDQFLFLFYSNRLGLYPYINDETKEEFNGGIPQKGNITASLLKEVHDVTYYIPELSPGLAVIDWESWRPLWARNWGSKEIYRKLSIQFVQENWPSFNSSQDEALAKEQFQNAARAYMEQTVKLTIKMRPKYLWGYYLFPDCYNYGWDQPGYTGECPEKEIILNGELHWLWNASTALFPSAYLPLDLRNNQSATYFVRGRVQEAIRVSTLPKHPYTAPIYVYLRPLFRDQSVIYLSEADLISTIGESAALGASGAILWGASADYSTKDSCEALAAYLPSILNPYITNVTAAAKLCSSMLCQGKGRCLRKNPQSNTYLHLNPKHFHIQGSRGKYLAIGTPSLSDISNFVENFSCQCYAGQTCSAKMPDSLPKIPIVIRVT; translated from the exons ATGTTCCTTTCTATTCAGCTGAGGAGAACATCTCCTCTCCATCGGGCTGCCTTGATCTTCTCGCTATGGGGCTTCCTCAACATTGCTTTAGCTCTACTTCCCCCCACCAGCCCCCCAATTTTTAAGAACACACCCTTTGCTGTTATTTGGAATGCCCCCACTGATGTGTGTAAGAGACTAGAGATCAGTTTGGACACCTCGGCTTTCCAGGCAGTTACCACGCCAGCCAGCGATCCTGACCAATTTCTTTTTCTCTTCTACTCTAATCGTCTGGGCCTGTACCCCTACATAAATGATGAAACCAAAGAGGAGTTCAACGGCGGCATTCCCCAGAAGGGCAACATAACGGCAAGCCTTTTAAAAGAAGTTCATGATGTCACATACTACATCCCTGAATTATCCCCTGGTTTGGCCGTGATTGACTGGGAATCATGGCGCCCACTGTGGGCCAGGAACTGGGGTTCAAAAGAGATTTATCGAAAGCTTTCCATTCAGTTTGTTCAAGAGAACTGGCCATCTTTCAACTCCAGTCAGGACGAAGCTTTGGCAAAAGAGCAGTTTCAAAATGCTGCCAGGGCTTACATGGAGCAAACAGTGAAGTTGACAATCAAAATGCGACCTAAGTATCTCTGGGGCTACTACTTGTTCCCTGATTGCTATAACTATGGGTGGGATCAGCCTGGTTACACTGGGGAGTGTCCAGAAAAAGAAATAATCTTGAATGGTGAGCTCCATTGGCTGTGGAACGCCAGTACGGCACTGTTTCCTTCGGCATACCTACCGCTGGACCTTCGCAACAACCAAAGTGCAACTTACTTCGTTAGGGGACGAGTCCAGGAAGCCATCAGGGTATCTACTCTGCCAAAGCATCCCTACACAGCTCCCATTTATGTATACTTGCGCCCTCTGTTTCGGGATCAATCAGTAATATACCTGAGTGAG gcAGATCTGATCAGTACTATTGGAGAGAGTGCCGCATTAGGGGCTTCAGGAGCCATACTGTGGGGGGCCAGTGCAGATTATAGCACCAAG GACTCATGTGAAGCGCTGGCGGCCTATTTGCCCTCCATCCTTAACCCTTATATAACTAATGTGACAGCAGCCGCTAAACTTTGCAGCAGCATGCTCTGTCAGGGCAAAGGCCGCTGCCTGCGCAAAAACCCTCAGTCAAACACCTACCTACACTTGAATCCAAAACATTTTCATATCCAGGGGAGTCGTGGAAAATACCTTGCAATTGGCACACCATCACTTAGTGACATCAGCAACTTTGTGGAAAACTTCTCCTGTCAATGCTATGCAGGGCAAACGTGTTCTGCCAAAATGCCAGATTCCCTCCCCAAAATTCCAATAGTTATTCGAGTGACTTAA